The following proteins are encoded in a genomic region of Spirochaetaceae bacterium:
- a CDS encoding secondary thiamine-phosphate synthase enzyme YjbQ: protein MHIHRFRTTANGPHVVTHALHAVVAASGLRCGVLVATIPHTTAGLAILSFPDPLGLEDVADELNRLVPTRIDFKHQHDTPQDAAGHIKSALVGVSLSLIVAGGRLQLGHSQAVYFMEFDGPRDRQLYLQPVPAAAPRKEADS from the coding sequence ATGCACATCCACCGTTTTCGCACCACGGCCAACGGTCCGCACGTGGTGACGCACGCCTTGCACGCCGTGGTGGCGGCCAGTGGGCTGCGCTGCGGCGTGCTGGTCGCCACCATCCCGCACACCACCGCCGGCCTCGCGATACTGTCGTTTCCCGATCCTCTCGGACTGGAAGACGTTGCCGACGAGTTGAACCGGCTGGTGCCGACGCGGATCGACTTCAAGCATCAGCATGACACGCCGCAGGACGCCGCCGGCCACATCAAGTCGGCGCTGGTCGGCGTCTCGCTGAGCCTGATCGTCGCCGGCGGCCGGCTGCAGCTCGGCCACTCGCAGGCGGTCTATTTCATGGAATTCGACGGCCCGCGCGACCGCCAGCTCTACCTGCAACCGGTGCCGGCGGCCGCCCCGCGCAAGGAGGCGGACTCTTGA
- a CDS encoding peroxiredoxin family protein, which produces MAAIPETGTAAPDFELPSAAGDTHTLSATLEENAVVLVFYRAFWUTYCRRQLVELSKQYEEITELGAEVLAISTDDLSGAQSIVGKVGIEFPVLYNSDTDVVDAYGVYNLRGDSLAAPATFIIDTDGIVRWSHVSRRTSDRPKTSEIIEQLKKLSS; this is translated from the coding sequence ATGGCGGCGATACCGGAGACAGGAACCGCGGCGCCCGACTTCGAGTTGCCGAGCGCGGCCGGCGACACCCATACCCTGAGCGCCACCCTGGAAGAGAACGCGGTGGTGCTGGTGTTCTACCGCGCCTTCTGGTGAACGTACTGCCGGCGTCAGCTCGTCGAGCTGAGTAAACAGTACGAGGAGATCACCGAGTTGGGAGCGGAGGTGCTGGCGATCAGCACCGACGACCTGTCGGGCGCGCAGTCGATCGTCGGCAAGGTCGGCATCGAATTCCCGGTGCTGTATAACAGCGACACCGACGTGGTGGACGCCTACGGCGTGTACAACCTGCGCGGCGACAGCTTGGCCGCCCCCGCGACCTTCATCATCGACACCGACGGCATCGTGCGCTGGTCGCACGTCAGCCGGCGCACCAGCGACCGCCCCAAGACGTCCGAGATCATCGAGCAGCTCAAGAAGCTGAGTTCCTGA
- a CDS encoding SMP-30/gluconolactonase/LRE family protein: MATIESESPIAGRDWSGIVAYPDPAVQVHDPRFAKLRIGNAAVERLYTGARWAEGPVWFGDHDCLLFSDIPNNRILRYDVAGGGVSEFRRPSNNTNGNFRDAQGRLISCEHDSRRVTRTEHDGSITVLIDRFDGKPLNGPNDLCTHPDGSIWFTDPGYGTLYQYEGHWAEHELPARVYRLDPTTGAATVAVDDMVMPNGICFTPDFAGLYVVETGASHHPGTPRVIYRYDVADNRARRQRVFVDMSPGNSDGLRVDIYGNVWAGAAGGEGINGVHCFSPEGELIGQIHLPERCANLCFGGAKKNRLFMAASQSLYAVYVETVGAQSP; encoded by the coding sequence ATGGCCACCATTGAATCTGAATCACCGATCGCCGGACGCGACTGGAGCGGCATCGTCGCCTATCCCGACCCCGCCGTGCAGGTGCACGACCCGCGGTTCGCCAAGCTGCGAATCGGCAACGCGGCCGTGGAGCGGCTGTACACCGGCGCACGCTGGGCCGAGGGCCCGGTGTGGTTCGGCGACCACGACTGCCTGCTGTTCAGCGACATCCCCAACAACCGCATCCTGCGCTATGACGTCGCCGGCGGCGGAGTCAGCGAGTTCCGCCGGCCCTCCAACAACACCAACGGCAATTTCCGCGACGCCCAGGGCCGGCTGATTTCCTGCGAGCACGACTCCCGCCGCGTCACCCGCACCGAGCACGACGGCTCGATCACCGTGCTGATCGACCGGTTCGACGGCAAGCCGCTGAACGGACCTAACGACCTGTGCACCCACCCCGACGGCTCGATCTGGTTCACGGACCCCGGCTACGGCACCCTGTACCAGTACGAGGGTCACTGGGCCGAGCACGAGTTGCCGGCGCGCGTGTACCGCCTCGACCCGACCACCGGCGCGGCCACGGTGGCGGTGGACGACATGGTGATGCCCAACGGCATCTGCTTCACGCCGGACTTCGCCGGGCTGTACGTGGTGGAGACCGGCGCTTCCCACCATCCCGGCACCCCGCGCGTGATTTACCGCTACGACGTGGCCGACAACCGGGCGCGCCGGCAGCGGGTGTTCGTGGACATGAGCCCCGGCAACTCCGACGGGCTGCGGGTCGACATCTACGGCAACGTGTGGGCGGGGGCCGCCGGCGGCGAGGGCATCAACGGGGTGCACTGCTTCTCCCCGGAGGGCGAGTTGATCGGCCAGATCCACCTGCCGGAGAGGTGCGCCAACCTGTGCTTCGGCGGCGCCAAGAAGAACCGCCTGTTCATGGCCGCCAGCCAGTCGCTGTACGCGGTGTACGTGGAAACGGTCGGCGCGCAGAGCCCTTAG